One genomic segment of Stenotrophomonas sp. 704A1 includes these proteins:
- a CDS encoding non-ribosomal peptide synthetase, which yields MKTAEQIVADATAHGVVLYVKEGQLAYVAEAGRFPEDLKEEIRGSRDAIVAMLSARAAEELARMPPAVLSIDAVPRQEHMPVSYAQHQVWLADQMDPGGARFNMSMALRLQGELRQDALHFALDELVRRHEVLRTVYIRVADAPFQCIQPARPVPVMYIDLTSLPEPERAQAFARHQREEGRSGFDLATDLMLRVRLVATAPQQAVALLTVHHIASDGWSMGLLIREFVEYYTAYVEGRPARCEPLTIQYADYASWQRVNMEGEVSAGQLGYWREQLSGVREGPVLSTDKPRPARSSLRAGIKATPLGTRLSAEVQRLAAACGVTPYIVLQTAFALLIGRWSGHADIVIGTPVAGRTDRAVEPLIGLFVNLLALRTRIFDTDTFTTLLARNRETILDAYAHQDLPFELVVEDVLSKRDPRAFPLFQTVFNLQNIGQDKLLLPGLEVTGQNAETVAKFDLEVTVEEGAEGLWVQWKYAADLFDPSTAGALAECYLELLQGIVADPGRPVSSLAEAAGIAVLAAESRIAPAVSTEAEAVETPFTEPTTATEHLMASLWQRVLGHGRISTQANFFDLDGNSLKAMRLATLVAEAFHVPASVRALFENPTIAALGRHVDALAPQESARIPVVPADQPVPLSFAQQRLWFIDQLNGGSAHYNMPVMLRVHGELSVTAVQSSLNAIMARHATLRTVFSQTSEGPVQLVQPWSALPLPIVDLQALNASEQEQAVSDAVRAEAAAAFDLARDAMLRAKLLSLSAREHILIIVVHHIASDGWSMDILQREFVALYQAYLEGREANLPALDTTYADYACWQQESLTHETLESQRNYWDALLRGAPAMHSLPLDRPRPPRQEFASALCRRTVGKALLDDLGLLGKRHDATLFMVLQATFVLLLSRWSQQEDIVIACPTAGRTNSQLEGLIGFFVNTLAFRHALPPEKKFEELLVECRQQVLEAFARQDFPFEMLVEQLQPERSLSHTPLTQVLFTLHSEDQAEPPALDLRIEAAGGADPLTKFDIELLAIVKEGGIQLEWRYACSLFDASTITRMADSFEVLLQSVVDAPDQRLAALPVLGAQERERALFAFNDTGRGFPDQALIHELFESVASARAASTAVIFEEQSLSYCELNERSNQVAHALLALGVEPDSRVAICTERSLDLVVGLLGILKSGAAYVPLDPGYPMERLAYMLHDCAPAALVTNVRATQLLPALDIPVLCLDDAESVKLLLRQPRHNPDPRTLGLGSRNLAYVIYTSGSTGLPKGVMNEHRAVVNRLLWAKDAYSLRTDDRVLQKTPFGFDVSVWEFFLPLLSGAVLVIARPGGHQEPDYLVDLIGSAGITMLHFVPSMLPAFLEHAHVDACRTVRRILCSGEALPFPMQQQVMQHLPGVELHNLYGPTEAAIDVTAWRCEAGRYDGFVPIGAPIANVRIYILDAQREPVPVGAPGELYIAGVGVARGYLNREELTRERFVSDRFDTDPGAMMYRTGDLARWLPDGNIEYLGRNDFQVKIRGFRIELGEIEARLAACSGVREAVVLARNDAPGDPRLVAYLVLDAGRPLSPGELRAELARNLPEFMLPSAFVSLERMPLTANGKLDRDALPAPETREEPGHASGLPSTATEHALCEIWEVLLKRARVGVHDNFFEIGGHSLLAARAAHLIAERCGRAVPIRKLFERPTITELALYIDEQAEAVNAPISPAPSHQRIPLSFAQQRLWFFDTLDKGSPQYNMPAAVQLHGPLDHEALRRSLETIIERHAVLRTVYRSDAEGPVQVIQPATGLKLPLADLTGLEPSAQAEAIDRELRNELTTPFDLGADRMLRVRLLVLAEQQHVLLATMHHIASDGWSIGVLTRELALAYAAYSEGAEPDLPVLQIQYADYAHWQRQNLTDDNLQAQWTYWEQALRDAPVAHNLPLDRPRPPQQDFNGEIIKQRLDVDVLRGLKQLAARSGTTLFVVLQSALAVLLSRWSNESDIVIGSPVATRTHHQVAPLIGFFVSMLAFRHRLSRDLSFEEVLANARRQALNVFANQDIPFEVLVDRLQAGGGLPHSPIFQVAFNMHNNEPLELSLPGLQASLLPDAGNMVRFDIEVSATEAEDGLWLNWNFAVSLFDASSIRRMADGLALLLDGVLADAGARVADLPILSAADRSLLTRWEKNDSSYPADLCIQTIFEDQVERAPEATAVILGSEQLTYGELNERANRVAHTLLARGVKPDQLVGISVERSFDMIVAVFGVLKAGAAYVPLDASYPDDRLRDMLEDSGVGIVLTHGRMLQRGLVDAGSCIALDDEALFESSPVTNPVVPGVTPDNLAYVVYTSGSTGRPKGVAIVHRGVTRLIDDPEYVPLERGTRMGQISTFAFDSSVLEIFGALLNGGTLILYPGRELDVGGLPSWLREYQVNTLFLTSALFEAWAELVQTREDVVVKHVMMGGDVVSARSVAKVYALDAGVTIIHAYGPTENTVYTTCHVVSRDDAQKATLPIGRPIRQTSLHVLDVEGQHVPIGVGGELHVGGAGLARGYWRRPELTQERFVCLHGDGERVYKTGDRVKFLADGNLQFLGRMDNQIKIRGFRVEPGEIEYQLRRNARVADALVLVDGSGVEKRLVAYVVARQPAQDALADLVDSLREELRQTLAEYLVPNAFIVLDAFPVTRNGKVDRTALPKANFQSYIESRFVAPATETESVLARIWQDVLGLDKVGTTVDFFQVGGNSLNMTRLQNEIRRVYGVTVPLKSLFSRTTILEQAPLVAGLAGSAGPGEPADGEMIEEVF from the coding sequence ATGAAGACGGCGGAGCAGATCGTCGCGGATGCGACAGCCCATGGCGTGGTGCTGTACGTCAAGGAGGGGCAGTTGGCCTACGTCGCCGAAGCGGGGCGCTTTCCCGAGGACCTGAAAGAGGAGATCCGTGGCAGCCGGGATGCCATCGTAGCGATGCTTTCGGCCCGGGCAGCCGAAGAACTGGCCCGGATGCCGCCGGCCGTTCTCTCCATCGACGCTGTGCCAAGGCAGGAGCATATGCCGGTCTCGTACGCCCAGCACCAGGTCTGGCTCGCCGACCAGATGGATCCCGGTGGCGCGCGATTCAACATGTCGATGGCGCTGCGGCTGCAGGGGGAACTGCGGCAGGACGCACTGCACTTCGCGTTGGACGAACTGGTCAGGCGCCATGAAGTACTGCGTACCGTCTATATCCGGGTCGCTGATGCGCCTTTCCAGTGCATCCAGCCGGCGCGACCGGTGCCGGTCATGTACATCGACCTGACATCGCTGCCGGAGCCCGAGCGTGCGCAGGCGTTCGCTCGGCACCAGCGCGAGGAAGGGCGATCCGGCTTTGACCTTGCTACGGACCTGATGTTGCGGGTACGTCTTGTCGCCACCGCGCCACAGCAAGCAGTCGCGCTGCTCACCGTGCACCACATCGCCTCCGATGGCTGGTCGATGGGCTTGCTGATCCGCGAATTCGTCGAGTACTACACCGCGTACGTGGAGGGTCGGCCGGCCCGATGCGAACCCCTGACCATCCAGTACGCTGACTACGCAAGCTGGCAACGTGTGAACATGGAAGGCGAGGTGAGCGCCGGGCAACTGGGCTACTGGCGTGAGCAGCTGAGTGGCGTGCGCGAAGGGCCCGTTCTCTCCACTGACAAGCCGCGCCCGGCGCGAAGCTCGCTTCGTGCTGGCATCAAGGCCACCCCCCTTGGCACGCGGCTGTCCGCTGAAGTGCAGCGGCTTGCAGCCGCGTGCGGCGTCACTCCGTATATTGTGCTGCAGACCGCGTTCGCGCTGCTGATAGGGCGCTGGAGTGGACATGCCGATATCGTCATCGGCACGCCGGTGGCAGGGCGTACTGACAGGGCCGTCGAGCCGCTCATCGGATTGTTCGTCAACCTGCTGGCGTTGCGGACACGAATCTTCGACACGGACACGTTCACGACGCTCCTTGCGCGCAACCGCGAGACCATCCTGGACGCCTACGCCCATCAGGACCTGCCTTTCGAGCTGGTCGTGGAGGATGTGCTGAGCAAGCGGGATCCGAGGGCGTTTCCCCTGTTCCAGACGGTGTTCAACCTGCAGAACATCGGGCAGGACAAATTGCTGCTGCCCGGCCTTGAGGTAACAGGCCAGAACGCTGAGACAGTTGCAAAATTCGACCTTGAAGTGACGGTCGAAGAGGGGGCTGAGGGATTGTGGGTGCAATGGAAGTATGCGGCCGATCTGTTTGATCCATCCACCGCTGGGGCGCTGGCAGAGTGCTACCTGGAGCTGTTGCAGGGAATTGTCGCCGACCCCGGCCGTCCGGTGTCCTCGCTTGCCGAAGCGGCAGGCATCGCAGTGCTTGCTGCCGAAAGCCGCATCGCGCCCGCTGTGTCGACGGAAGCCGAGGCTGTAGAGACGCCCTTCACCGAACCGACGACGGCGACCGAACATCTGATGGCTTCGTTGTGGCAGCGGGTCCTCGGCCATGGGCGGATCAGCACGCAAGCCAATTTCTTCGACCTGGATGGCAATTCGCTGAAGGCCATGCGCCTGGCCACGCTGGTGGCGGAAGCATTCCACGTGCCGGCATCGGTTCGCGCACTGTTTGAGAACCCGACCATTGCCGCGCTGGGTCGCCATGTTGACGCACTTGCGCCGCAGGAGTCGGCGCGTATTCCGGTGGTGCCCGCTGACCAGCCCGTGCCCCTGTCGTTCGCGCAGCAACGGTTGTGGTTCATCGACCAGCTCAACGGCGGCAGCGCCCACTACAACATGCCTGTCATGCTTCGTGTGCATGGAGAACTCAGCGTGACAGCTGTGCAGAGCAGCTTGAATGCCATCATGGCGAGGCACGCGACGCTGCGGACTGTCTTCTCACAAACCAGTGAGGGGCCGGTGCAGCTCGTCCAACCCTGGTCAGCCCTGCCGCTTCCGATCGTTGATCTCCAGGCGCTGAATGCATCCGAACAGGAGCAGGCGGTGTCTGACGCCGTGCGCGCCGAAGCCGCTGCTGCATTCGATCTGGCCAGGGACGCCATGCTCAGGGCGAAGCTGCTGTCGTTGTCGGCGCGCGAACACATACTCATCATCGTGGTGCACCACATCGCCTCGGACGGCTGGTCCATGGACATCCTCCAGCGGGAGTTCGTGGCGCTGTACCAGGCATACCTTGAAGGGCGCGAGGCGAATCTGCCGGCATTGGACACAACGTATGCGGACTACGCATGCTGGCAGCAGGAATCGCTCACGCATGAAACGCTGGAGAGCCAAAGAAACTACTGGGATGCGCTGCTGCGTGGTGCCCCTGCCATGCATAGCCTGCCGCTTGACAGGCCGCGCCCGCCACGCCAGGAGTTCGCCAGCGCGCTGTGCCGGCGTACCGTTGGCAAGGCACTGCTGGACGACCTGGGATTGCTCGGCAAGCGCCACGACGCCACGTTGTTCATGGTGCTCCAGGCGACCTTCGTACTGCTTCTGTCACGCTGGAGCCAGCAGGAGGACATCGTCATTGCCTGCCCCACTGCGGGCCGCACGAACAGCCAGTTGGAGGGCCTGATCGGATTCTTCGTCAACACGCTGGCCTTCCGCCATGCGCTTCCGCCGGAGAAGAAATTTGAAGAACTGCTCGTGGAATGTCGGCAACAGGTGCTCGAGGCATTCGCCCGGCAGGATTTCCCCTTTGAAATGCTCGTCGAGCAGCTGCAGCCGGAACGGAGCCTCAGCCACACCCCCCTGACCCAGGTGCTCTTTACCCTCCACAGCGAAGACCAGGCCGAACCGCCAGCGCTTGACCTGCGTATCGAAGCTGCCGGTGGCGCTGACCCGCTGACCAAGTTCGATATTGAACTGCTGGCCATCGTAAAGGAGGGTGGCATTCAACTGGAGTGGCGCTACGCCTGCAGCCTGTTCGATGCTTCGACAATCACGCGCATGGCAGACAGCTTCGAGGTCCTGCTGCAATCGGTCGTCGATGCACCGGACCAGCGACTTGCTGCGCTGCCGGTCCTTGGTGCCCAGGAGCGCGAGCGCGCCCTGTTCGCCTTCAACGATACCGGGCGCGGGTTCCCCGACCAGGCGTTGATCCACGAGCTGTTCGAGTCGGTCGCTTCGGCACGCGCTGCGTCCACGGCCGTCATCTTCGAGGAGCAGTCCCTCAGCTATTGCGAACTCAACGAGCGGTCGAACCAGGTCGCGCACGCCTTGTTGGCGCTGGGGGTCGAACCCGACAGCCGGGTCGCCATATGCACGGAACGAAGCCTGGATCTGGTTGTTGGCCTGCTGGGCATCCTCAAGTCCGGCGCCGCTTACGTTCCGCTCGACCCAGGCTATCCCATGGAGCGCTTGGCTTACATGCTGCACGACTGCGCTCCCGCCGCGCTGGTCACCAACGTGCGCGCCACCCAGCTCCTGCCTGCGCTCGACATCCCGGTCCTGTGTCTGGACGACGCCGAGAGCGTCAAGTTGCTGCTCCGGCAGCCACGGCACAACCCTGATCCGCGCACGTTGGGACTCGGCTCGCGGAACCTCGCCTATGTCATCTACACGTCGGGTTCAACGGGCCTCCCCAAAGGCGTCATGAACGAACACCGCGCCGTGGTGAACCGATTGCTGTGGGCAAAAGACGCGTACTCATTGCGCACCGATGATCGCGTGCTTCAGAAGACACCATTCGGGTTCGACGTTTCGGTCTGGGAATTCTTCCTTCCGTTGTTGTCGGGCGCGGTCCTTGTCATCGCCCGCCCAGGAGGTCATCAGGAGCCGGACTATCTGGTCGATCTGATCGGCTCAGCTGGCATCACCATGCTCCACTTCGTACCCTCCATGCTGCCCGCGTTCCTTGAGCACGCTCACGTGGACGCCTGCAGGACGGTCCGGCGCATCCTGTGCAGCGGCGAGGCGTTGCCGTTCCCGATGCAGCAACAGGTCATGCAGCACCTGCCGGGCGTGGAGCTTCACAACCTGTACGGCCCGACCGAAGCGGCCATCGACGTGACGGCCTGGCGATGCGAAGCGGGCAGGTACGATGGCTTCGTACCCATCGGCGCTCCGATCGCGAACGTCCGGATCTACATCCTGGATGCACAGCGGGAGCCGGTGCCGGTCGGCGCGCCGGGAGAGCTGTATATCGCCGGTGTTGGCGTGGCACGTGGCTATCTGAACCGGGAGGAGCTCACCCGCGAGCGGTTTGTGAGCGACAGGTTCGATACGGATCCTGGCGCCATGATGTACAGGACGGGTGACCTGGCGCGTTGGTTGCCGGACGGCAACATCGAGTACCTCGGTCGAAATGACTTCCAGGTCAAGATCCGAGGATTCCGCATCGAGCTGGGCGAAATCGAGGCGCGGCTGGCTGCCTGTTCCGGCGTTCGCGAAGCTGTCGTTCTTGCCAGGAACGATGCTCCCGGCGATCCCCGCCTCGTGGCGTACCTGGTTCTCGACGCCGGGCGGCCGTTGAGTCCAGGTGAACTGCGCGCTGAGCTGGCGCGCAACTTGCCGGAGTTCATGCTGCCCTCGGCGTTCGTGTCCCTGGAACGCATGCCTCTCACCGCCAACGGCAAGCTCGACCGCGATGCACTGCCTGCCCCGGAGACCCGTGAGGAACCTGGGCACGCGAGCGGCCTGCCGTCCACGGCGACCGAGCATGCATTGTGCGAGATCTGGGAGGTGCTGCTGAAGCGGGCGCGCGTCGGTGTTCACGATAACTTCTTCGAGATCGGTGGGCATTCGTTGCTCGCAGCGCGGGCAGCCCACCTCATTGCCGAACGTTGCGGCAGGGCGGTACCGATCCGCAAACTGTTCGAGCGTCCAACCATCACCGAGCTTGCGCTGTATATCGATGAACAGGCCGAGGCAGTGAATGCGCCCATTTCTCCCGCCCCCTCCCATCAACGCATCCCGCTATCGTTCGCGCAGCAGCGGCTCTGGTTCTTCGACACCCTCGACAAGGGGAGCCCGCAGTACAACATGCCAGCAGCGGTGCAGTTGCATGGACCGCTCGATCACGAAGCACTGAGAAGGAGCCTGGAGACGATCATCGAACGGCATGCGGTACTTCGCACCGTTTACCGCTCGGATGCAGAGGGGCCGGTCCAGGTGATTCAACCCGCCACAGGCCTGAAGTTGCCGTTGGCGGACTTGACCGGGCTTGAGCCGAGCGCCCAGGCCGAGGCCATCGATCGAGAACTGCGTAACGAGCTGACAACGCCGTTTGACCTGGGCGCTGACCGGATGCTTCGGGTACGGCTGCTGGTACTGGCGGAGCAGCAGCATGTGCTGCTGGCCACGATGCATCACATCGCTTCGGATGGCTGGTCCATCGGTGTTCTGACGCGTGAGCTTGCTTTGGCGTATGCGGCCTATAGCGAGGGCGCTGAGCCCGACCTTCCGGTCCTGCAGATCCAGTACGCCGACTACGCGCACTGGCAGCGGCAGAACCTCACCGACGACAATCTGCAGGCGCAGTGGACGTATTGGGAACAGGCCCTGCGTGATGCCCCGGTCGCGCATAACCTGCCGCTGGATCGACCACGGCCGCCGCAACAGGATTTCAATGGTGAGATCATAAAGCAGCGTCTGGACGTGGATGTGCTGCGAGGCTTGAAGCAACTCGCGGCAAGGAGTGGTACGACACTCTTCGTTGTCCTCCAGAGCGCTCTGGCTGTGCTACTGAGCCGATGGAGCAACGAGTCCGACATCGTGATCGGTAGCCCGGTGGCGACGCGGACGCATCATCAGGTCGCACCGCTTATCGGCTTCTTCGTGAGTATGCTGGCGTTCCGCCACCGCCTGTCGCGCGACCTGAGCTTCGAGGAAGTACTGGCAAATGCCCGCCGCCAAGCCCTCAATGTCTTCGCCAACCAGGATATTCCCTTCGAAGTTCTCGTCGATCGCCTCCAGGCAGGTGGCGGGTTGCCGCACAGCCCGATCTTCCAGGTTGCCTTCAACATGCACAACAATGAGCCGCTGGAGCTCAGCTTGCCGGGGCTGCAGGCGAGCCTCCTTCCCGACGCAGGGAACATGGTGAGATTCGACATCGAGGTGTCGGCGACTGAGGCAGAGGACGGCCTTTGGCTCAACTGGAACTTTGCCGTCAGCCTCTTTGATGCGTCATCCATCCGACGCATGGCGGACGGTCTGGCGCTTCTTCTGGATGGCGTTCTCGCCGATGCTGGAGCACGCGTAGCGGACCTGCCCATTCTCTCGGCTGCCGACCGCTCACTGCTGACCCGTTGGGAGAAGAACGACTCAAGCTACCCTGCGGACCTCTGTATTCAGACGATCTTCGAGGATCAGGTCGAGCGTGCGCCAGAGGCGACGGCGGTGATCCTTGGCTCAGAACAGCTGACGTACGGTGAGCTCAACGAGCGAGCCAACCGCGTGGCGCACACGCTGCTTGCGCGAGGTGTCAAGCCCGACCAGCTGGTGGGCATCAGCGTCGAGCGCTCGTTCGACATGATCGTTGCGGTGTTTGGTGTGCTGAAGGCCGGTGCCGCGTATGTTCCGTTGGACGCAAGCTACCCGGATGACCGGCTGCGCGACATGCTTGAGGATAGCGGGGTAGGCATCGTGCTTACGCACGGGCGCATGTTGCAGCGGGGCCTGGTTGATGCCGGGTCCTGCATCGCACTGGATGACGAAGCCCTGTTCGAATCCAGTCCAGTGACCAATCCCGTCGTGCCCGGCGTGACGCCGGATAACCTTGCCTATGTCGTCTACACCTCCGGCTCGACCGGGCGACCCAAAGGCGTGGCGATTGTTCACCGCGGCGTGACCCGCCTGATCGATGACCCCGAATACGTTCCCCTGGAGCGCGGGACTCGCATGGGGCAGATCAGCACCTTTGCATTTGACAGTTCGGTACTCGAGATCTTCGGCGCCCTGTTGAACGGCGGGACCCTCATCCTGTACCCGGGCCGCGAACTGGATGTGGGCGGCTTGCCGTCCTGGCTGCGCGAGTACCAGGTCAATACGCTGTTCCTGACGTCTGCCCTGTTCGAAGCATGGGCGGAGCTGGTCCAGACGCGGGAAGATGTCGTCGTCAAGCACGTCATGATGGGAGGTGACGTCGTCTCTGCACGCTCGGTGGCGAAGGTCTATGCGCTGGACGCCGGGGTAACCATCATCCATGCGTATGGGCCGACCGAGAATACGGTGTACACGACATGCCACGTGGTGTCGCGCGATGACGCGCAGAAGGCCACATTGCCGATAGGGCGGCCGATCCGACAGACCAGCCTTCATGTGCTTGACGTTGAAGGGCAGCACGTTCCCATCGGCGTTGGCGGAGAACTCCATGTGGGCGGGGCGGGGCTTGCCCGGGGATACTGGCGGAGGCCGGAGCTCACGCAGGAGAGGTTCGTCTGCCTCCATGGCGACGGCGAGCGCGTCTACAAAACCGGAGACCGTGTCAAATTCCTCGCAGACGGCAACCTGCAGTTCCTTGGCCGGATGGACAACCAGATAAAGATCAGAGGTTTCCGCGTCGAACCCGGTGAGATCGAGTACCAGCTGCGACGTAATGCCCGGGTCGCCGACGCCTTGGTCTTGGTGGACGGCTCAGGTGTCGAGAAGCGACTGGTGGCGTATGTGGTGGCGCGGCAGCCCGCCCAGGATGCGCTGGCAGATCTGGTGGACTCGCTCAGGGAGGAGCTGAGGCAGACTCTGGCCGAGTACCTCGTGCCCAACGCGTTCATCGTACTGGACGCATTCCCCGTTACGAGAAACGGAAAAGTCGACCGGACAGCCCTGCCGAAAGCCAACTTCCAGTCCTACATCGAATCGCGCTTCGTGGCGCCTGCTACGGAAACAGAGAGTGTGCTGGCCAGGATCTGGCAGGACGTACTCGGACTGGACAAGGTCGGCACCACGGTCGACTTCTTCCAGGTCGGCGGCAATTCGTTGAACATGACACGGCTGCAGAATGAAATCAGGCGAGTCTACGGCGTCACCGTGCCGTTGAAGTCACTCTTCTCGCGCACCACCATCCTGGAGCAGGCGCCGCTGGTCGCAGGCCTTGCCGGAAGCGCAGGCCCTGGCGAACCTGCCGATGGGGAAATGATCGAAGAAGTGTTTTGA
- a CDS encoding class I SAM-dependent methyltransferase: MINSFRAEEARPERTTGEVRAMYEKFPYPSPIIGEGVIRDNANMLSVLFPGEDFAGKRILDAGCGTGQRANGVAKMFPDARVTGVDMTSASLDVAREMARRNGIENIQFLQCDLLKLDLGTKFDVIISSGVMHHLEDPAKGLRNLRAHLTDTGVVMIWLYHSLGEYERFLGRELLHRLWGADKSDLDRGVSLMDALNLDLGSHQYGSVSGQVDREVSYRSINADAYMHPIVEAYRLSTGLCMMLNAGYDWASVASINMIGKSALVDIEGVIDPIYADISLQLNDLFDDFDLQSSYLDLDRLEKLHVIELVLKPTAFTMIAGSAGAISHQPEWLQKGAFHKEALEALDKCGSMNVSIIK; encoded by the coding sequence ATGATCAATTCGTTCCGCGCTGAAGAGGCAAGGCCAGAAAGAACGACGGGCGAGGTAAGGGCGATGTACGAGAAGTTCCCTTATCCAAGTCCGATCATTGGCGAGGGCGTTATTCGCGATAACGCAAACATGCTTAGCGTGCTGTTTCCTGGTGAGGACTTTGCCGGCAAGAGGATCCTCGACGCAGGGTGTGGCACCGGCCAACGGGCCAATGGCGTGGCCAAGATGTTCCCCGACGCACGGGTGACCGGCGTGGACATGACCTCGGCATCGCTTGACGTGGCCAGGGAGATGGCAAGAAGGAACGGGATCGAGAATATCCAGTTCCTGCAGTGCGACCTGCTGAAGCTCGACCTCGGTACCAAGTTCGACGTCATCATTTCAAGCGGCGTCATGCACCACCTGGAAGATCCCGCCAAGGGCCTGCGGAACCTGCGTGCCCATCTGACCGATACCGGTGTGGTCATGATCTGGCTGTACCATTCGCTGGGCGAGTACGAGCGATTCCTCGGTCGCGAGTTGCTGCACCGCCTGTGGGGCGCGGACAAGTCCGACCTCGACCGTGGCGTGTCGCTGATGGATGCGCTGAATCTCGACCTTGGCTCACATCAGTACGGTAGTGTCTCTGGCCAGGTGGACAGGGAGGTCAGCTATCGTTCCATCAATGCCGATGCCTACATGCATCCCATCGTTGAGGCCTACCGGCTGTCCACAGGCCTCTGCATGATGTTGAACGCCGGATACGATTGGGCCTCGGTGGCGAGCATCAACATGATCGGGAAGAGTGCCCTTGTGGATATCGAGGGCGTCATCGACCCGATCTATGCCGACATCTCCCTGCAGTTGAACGACCTGTTCGACGACTTTGACCTGCAAAGCAGCTATCTGGACCTCGATCGTCTGGAGAAGCTCCATGTGATCGAGCTCGTCCTCAAGCCAACGGCCTTCACGATGATCGCCGGTAGTGCCGGCGCCATCTCCCATCAACCCGAGTGGCTGCAGAAAGGGGCGTTCCACAAGGAGGCGCTTGAAGCGTTGGACAAGTGTGGGTCAATGAATGTAAGCATCATCAAGTGA